GGTGGCTGCCCCTGCTATCCAAGGCGGAACAATTAATGCGCCTAAAATTCCCAAAACTTGTGCCCCACCAATGACAGCCAAGAGTTGATAAAGGGGATGCAGGCGGACGGTATTTCCCACCAATAGTGGATCTAGAACATAGGTTTCCAAGTTTTGAATGACCACAAACAACAATAACACCCACAACACCGTCCATCCTCCTTGTGCAGTGGCGACAATGAGGGCGGGAACTGAACCGAGAACGGGACCAAAAAAGGGAATCAAATTGGTGACTCCCGCGATCGCGCCTAAGCCAATGGCAAACTCTGAAATCCCGAGAATACGTAAGCTGACTGTAATCACTACTCCTAAAATCGCTGAAACTAGCACTCTGCCTTGAATATATCCCCCCATCCGTAGGGCAACCGGATGGACTTGTGCTTCTAAGCGCAGATCCCACGGTGAAGGAAATAAACTAATGATCCCTTTAATCAAACGTCGGGAACCGGATAGCATATAACCGGATAAAACAATAGCAAGAATGACACTGATGATACCGCCAATAATCCCCCGCGTCACCCCATAGGAACGGATGAGCAACTGCTGACTGGAACGAATCAGCCAACTGGTGAGGGCTTTTGTATCAAAGAGTCGATTAATGGGATCGAGGCTATCAGGGTCAGTCATCCCAAAGCGAAGGGCTAAATCTTGAGCGATGAGACGAAGCGTGTCTAAATAACTGGGGAGTTTCCGGGTTAAGCGTTCAATTTGTTCAACCACTGTCGGACCAATCAGGACGCCGGCACCACTTAATCCTGCAATCAGTAGCAGATAAACGAAAATGACGGCTAAAAAGCGAGGAAGCCTTAATCGTTCCGCCGCGTTAATGGCGGGGGCAAGGGCGGAAGCGAGTACTACAGAAATCATTAAGACAATGATCAGGCTTTGTAATTGCCACAGTAGTACCCCGACAAAAAAAAGGGTTCCCGCCAAAATTAAAGTAGAATTCGAGATGACAACACGCTGCTGAGACATTGCACAAGTAACAGATAGGACTTTGGATTATAGTTTATCTTGTCGTTAACTTTCTCATCTTTGATGCTTATGACGATGCCACAGCAACTCCCCACGTTTCACAATCCTCAGCTTTGGGAAACCGCTTGCACTCATCGCTCTTATTTTAATGAACATCCTGAGGTAGAAGCAGACAATGAACGCTTAGAATTTTTGGGCGATGCCGTATTAGGGTTTTTGGTGGGCAAGTTACTTTACCAGCAGTATCCGCAAATGCGAGAAGGAGAACTCAGTCGGCTGCGATCGCGCTTAGTGAATAATGAACATCAATTGGCCCAATTTGCTTTGAGCTTAAACCTGGACCAACATCTTCGCCTCGGTAAAGGGGCTGAAAAAGAAGGCACTCGCCAAAACCCAGAAGTGTTGAGTGATACCCTTGAGGCGGTGATCGGCGCTTATTTTTTGGATTCTGGCATTGAAGCCGTGCAAGCTTTTATTGAACCCTTATTTAGCGCGATCGCTCAAGAAGTGACGGCTACCTCCGAATTAGATCAAAACTATAAAGGACAACTCCAAGAATGGGCACTAGCTAATTTTGGTCTGATTCCCCGCTACTTTCTTCGCCAAGAAACCGGTGCCGATCATGCCAAAGAGTTTACGGTGGAAGTTCGGATTGGGAACCAAGTTTATGGAGTGGGTGTCGGGGAAAGTAAAAAGGCAGCCGAAAAAAGAGCGGCTCAAGCTGCTCTAAAAGCTAGAAATAATGAGGATTAAAACTCGAGATGGAACAAGCACAATGCCCTTGCATGTCTTTGGTGGTTTCAGTCTTGGCTTAGTCATTGTTTTATTACTGGCCTTTGGGTTGTTAACTTGGCTAGGCATTCCCACCGGTCGCTTCCTGGATTGGGTGATCGGCGGCGCCAGTTTTTGGTGGTTAGTGGTGATTGTGACGGTTCCTTGGAATGTTTATTTCCGGGCCAAAGCAGTGCTCACTGATGCCGAGGAATCCCAAGCCAAAGGGATTGCCGTTGCTGCGCCTAAACTCTCTTATGTGCAAATGCTTGCTCAACGATCACTTTGGGTGGCGTTAGGATTACACTTGCTTTCTGCTGTTACCTTATATTTATTAGCTGCATTTGGCGTGAGCGCGATTGGATATATTGGGTCGGTCGCTGCTTTACTTTTAACGCTACTCCGACCGGCGATTCGGACGTATGACTATATTGCAGCGCGATTATTTTCGATTGAGCAAGAGTTTCAATATCCGCGGGAAGATGTGCTACAGTTGCGCGATCGCGTCAATGATTTATCTCAGCAACTGAAAACCCTACAACAGCAATTAAATCCTCAAGATCCCACCGCTTGGGCTGCCAGACAAGAAAAACAACTGCAAGCCACCCGCAATGACCTCACTCGTCTCGGATCCAACCTAGAAACCTTGCGCCGCCAAAATCAATCAGAACACGAACGCCTTTCCCAAGAAGCCGAAAGCGCGATCGCGCAACTCTCTGAGGATTCCCGTTTTTTAGGCAATGTGCGAGAGATTATTCGCTTTATTAAAAAGAGTTAGGGTAGGGTCTGCTGAAAAAGTCACTTGGCGGGTTGAAGTGAAGGAACAGGGAATAGGGATCGGTAAGCTTGAAGATTATATGCTGACCGACTGAGTAGGAATTGCGCGATCGCTGCCGGTCAATTGTGACTAGTGCAGCCTGGCGAAAATAGTTAACCAGTTAGCGAATGCTCGAAGCATTGATTTTAGTTCAACTTTAGTGGTCAGTTACTTCTACCGCGTTGCACTAGAGTGTTGTTACTGGCTAATCAATACCAAAATCCTTACGATGACCGAATCCCGCAAGACCTCCAAATCCGGCTCAGAATTTGTTACTTCGATTGATAATGAATTCTTGGAGACACTAGCCATGATCAACGCTAATAAGGTATAAGCACCCATGCAAAATTAATTACACATCCGCTAGCTGAAAAGCTCAAGCCTTGCGGTAGTTTTGAGATTGGAAAATAGGCAATTAATTCTGCGTACCTGCTTACTATAGTTCTCTCTAAAACTATTATCTCTACAACCAATAAACTTGCCTGAATTGCAGATTAACTTGTCGAGTCGTCCCTAAACTGAGATGAAAAATCTACTGATTATTATTAACAGCAATATCGAGAATCAATAGCCTAGCAATTAGAACAAAAAAGACTTTACTTTAAGCTTCAAATTTAAGTGCTCACTTTCAGTAATACATGGTGATCCTTGGAAACAGCGATCATTTATATGTAAAAATTGCATTATCTTAAGATATTTTGATCAAAAGTCAGTGTTCGATGAATTATCATTTTTTATCCTCTTTTTTCTGTTACTATTAATACAGTTTTCAGGAAAAATTAAATCACTTGTCAAAGTAAGGTAAGAAGAAAAGTGATCAACCAAACAGGATTGAATCCCCACGGGGTAAATCAAGAGCCAAGCCAAAAGCTTTTAGAAGATATTAATCGTCAGATTACGGAAGCGACAAACTTAAGTAATCAAGTTACAACTGAATGGCGGTATCGACAATTTAATCGGCTGGAGTCTGAGGAAGAAGAGACCAAAAACACTAATATTTGGCCAGTTGTTTTCCTCGTCATTGCTATCTCAGCACTTTCCTTTTCAGCCATCTTCACTCGTCTCAGTCAAGACTACATCGGAGCAGGTGCTACAGTTTTCAATCGATGTCTTTTTAGTACGATCGCGCTGTGTTCGTGGCAAATGATTGTGATGTCTCTACAGCGATCACGCACGACTGAAGAGAACGTCAACGCTAACAATTATGACTATACAATTGCTGATATTGCAAAATTTATCGGTTTAGGGGTATCTTTTGTCCTTTGCTCAATCTTTTGGGCATGGTCATTAACGCAAACTTCTGTTGCAAATTCTAACCTGTTACACAACCTAACCCCGATTTTCACAGTTTTAGGAGCGTGGCTGTTTCTGCAACAGCAATTCAACAAACGATATATTCTTGGTTTAGTAATTGCCATTGGAGGAACCTTTGTCATTGGCATGCAAGATTTACATCTTTCTGCCAGTAGCCTCATTGGTGATTTAGCCGCCTTACTCTCTGCTGGCTTCTATGCGGGTCAATATCTCTTCACCGAACGGTTAGCGAAAAAGTTTGATACTTCAACCATTATGGTTGGGATGACAGGTGTCCCTGCTATTCTTTTAACCCCCGCTTTGTTACTCGCAGGCGACCAACTTTTTCCGTCTGCCACAATGGGCTGGGTCTGGATTGCTTGTATCGTCTTGATTTCTCAAATTTTGGGGCAAGGATTACTGGCTCGTAGTCTCAAGCGGTTTTCCTCCTCTTTCATTGCCATTTTTATGCTTCTCGAGCCATTTTTTACCGCCATATTTGCTTTCTTTATCTTTTCTGAACAACTTTCCCTCACCAATTGGGTTGCTTTTTTACTGGTCTTAGCTGGAATTTACGTTGTTAAATCTGCCAGCAAAACCTTAGAAACTGTGGAAGCGTAACCCTGAATTAGAAGAGAGAACTGACTCCATTTTTTGGAAATTCTGTGCAGTATAGTAGTGGTATCAGCAACACCCAGCCAAGCCTTGAGAAAAGCACTGAGATGATAGCCAGCTACATAATGAGAGTTAAACGTTTCTCCGGTCATACTAACGGCAGGATTATTGATACTACAAATTAGCGCACCGCGATCACTGCTGAGATATCCAGCCCAGGCACTATAGCCGATAATTAAATTTTTAGCAATTAAATCTTGTTGTTGGTCATTAGTCATTGGTCATATGAAATCCGGTTAATGAGTAGCTGCAGCGGTGTTAAGAGTGTGTTCGTAAATTACTGTAAAGCAGTTGATGCATCTAAAGGCTCACCTCCGTCAGAGAAACTGTACACGACTGGGAATGTTTCTAGTAAAAACCTTGCTCCAAAGGGCTTTTAGATTGGGAAATTAGCCGGATTTTCACGGAGATACCAGGTTTCAGCCCGAGGCGCGATCGCGCCCGCTCCGCCCGAACGCGAGTGCGTCTCGTAGAGAAGGGCATCGCGAACCTTTCAAGTCGTGAACTGTAAATTTGACCTAGAGGTGAGCTAATGAATCGTCAAGCCTATCCGTCCGACTTAAGTGATGATGAATGGGAGTTAGTCAAACCCTTAATCCCAGTCCATCAAGGTGTGGGTCATCATCAAAACTCAGATTTCTCCCCCAAAGAAGGAAGCGGACATTTTATGTGCCTCATCAACCACCACTAAATCCCAGTCCGTTTGACTCAATTTTGCTTTGAGGTCATCATTGCGACTCAATTGATCCAACCGCGCGATCGCGAGTGGTATCTCCGCCAAAGCATTCCCTGTTCGCGCTGCTTCCATGGGGTCATTAGTGAGAATCTCGAAAGGGAGATCAAACTTCTGGGATAATTCATCTTGCCACTGTACCGCTAAACTCCCTGGACAGACAATCAAACAGCGTTGCAAATCTCCTCGAATCAGCAGTTCCCGAATAAATAAGCCCGCCATAATTGTTTTTCCCGCACCGGGATCGTCAGCGAGAAGGAAGCGTAAGGGCTGGCGAGTGAGCATTTCGCTGTAAACTGCTGTAATCTGGTGGGGGAGCGGTTCAACTAAAGAGGTATGAACAGCTAACCGTCGCACCACGAGTCAAATCTTCTAGTTGAGTCATGCTCTGAAGAAATAGTAAGTATGAAACCATAGTGACAATTTAAAAGAGTGGTGTCCACAATATTTAAGTTGGGTATTGGGAAAATCGATCACGATTCCTCTAAGCGTGGAAATGCCCCCCAGAGGCATAGGCAAGGGGAAGCGTTAGTTGTTAAGGTTATCAACAATTTTTAGCCCTTCCAGT
This portion of the Cyanobacteria bacterium GSL.Bin1 genome encodes:
- a CDS encoding AI-2E family transporter, whose translation is MSQQRVVISNSTLILAGTLFFVGVLLWQLQSLIIVLMISVVLASALAPAINAAERLRLPRFLAVIFVYLLLIAGLSGAGVLIGPTVVEQIERLTRKLPSYLDTLRLIAQDLALRFGMTDPDSLDPINRLFDTKALTSWLIRSSQQLLIRSYGVTRGIIGGIISVILAIVLSGYMLSGSRRLIKGIISLFPSPWDLRLEAQVHPVALRMGGYIQGRVLVSAILGVVITVSLRILGISEFAIGLGAIAGVTNLIPFFGPVLGSVPALIVATAQGGWTVLWVLLLFVVIQNLETYVLDPLLVGNTVRLHPLYQLLAVIGGAQVLGILGALIVPPWIAGAATLIENLYLKPKALAQSQNQSRSPSDPIPVKSGQ
- the rnc gene encoding ribonuclease III gives rise to the protein MPQQLPTFHNPQLWETACTHRSYFNEHPEVEADNERLEFLGDAVLGFLVGKLLYQQYPQMREGELSRLRSRLVNNEHQLAQFALSLNLDQHLRLGKGAEKEGTRQNPEVLSDTLEAVIGAYFLDSGIEAVQAFIEPLFSAIAQEVTATSELDQNYKGQLQEWALANFGLIPRYFLRQETGADHAKEFTVEVRIGNQVYGVGVGESKKAAEKRAAQAALKARNNED
- a CDS encoding EamA family transporter; the protein is MINQTGLNPHGVNQEPSQKLLEDINRQITEATNLSNQVTTEWRYRQFNRLESEEEETKNTNIWPVVFLVIAISALSFSAIFTRLSQDYIGAGATVFNRCLFSTIALCSWQMIVMSLQRSRTTEENVNANNYDYTIADIAKFIGLGVSFVLCSIFWAWSLTQTSVANSNLLHNLTPIFTVLGAWLFLQQQFNKRYILGLVIAIGGTFVIGMQDLHLSASSLIGDLAALLSAGFYAGQYLFTERLAKKFDTSTIMVGMTGVPAILLTPALLLAGDQLFPSATMGWVWIACIVLISQILGQGLLARSLKRFSSSFIAIFMLLEPFFTAIFAFFIFSEQLSLTNWVAFLLVLAGIYVVKSASKTLETVEA